A genome region from Armatimonadota bacterium includes the following:
- a CDS encoding DUF1156 domain-containing protein produces the protein VKGATIDSAHEKKVRHGHISTLHTWPARLPLAACRAALIATLLPDPRSSYGRRLLCINIGGVADKKTKQKKLPNGRVESVEVEETVGGILHWGRKPNPELPDIREFSKKIHKAFGRRMPKVLDPFAGGGAIPLEAMRLGCEATAIDINPVAWFILKCTLEYPEKLAYKKLPLPDFVLKDREFMESFFKAQGANRERVKSQLAELGLDGRNKVQSEPLGIERSSLDANLAWQVRAWGQWVLEQARKELARFYPTYAEFEPLKKVGSWEKRPMKLVPLDENGKPDIDSLNAEFDKQYLRDITKPRWIAKPTVAYLWARTVTCKKCRATIPLLKTRWLCKKGGKRVLLTMEPNADGTGVVFGIQNNVPVVGNNAARRRRHDKRIGRGTMRLNGAWCPCCGNPKTVAMTMEDIRLEGQAGRMGAVMTAVVVDPIKPRFKRKSGDESIVGKEYRLPTEEEIRLANEAANEIERVFAEIPFGVPEEPTPTPGLGASSAFSAPLYGFDKWYKLFTPRQLVALGVFAKWTRKVRELLQSNGADAVWGEAVVSYLAAVLDKIADYNSTICVWNPTRELIRHTFARFALPITWDFVELAVTNDVSGAYVSQLDSITPCLEHLLQAGIGASQPLIRNGSAVKLDSEQYDVIITSPPCYDEIPSIKLMDFFYVWLRRTLYGTSQDFDSVFTSELSPKWDHGASDGELVDNPSHLEGDEQKLKAAYEKSIVNSFKACYQALNQDGRLVVIFENKHPDICKTLISTISKVGFVFQRMWPTNNDSESDDLLQALISTTSSPYCWVVFKKTNETTHSSGANVSEIQLTKEPRPSVAKEAKPSEIRERRRPEDRGGGPRLSIQKHKEAPVTEAKKRESKPEIVCWKLGRQWKLAVQVPEEIAGNSNVKVFQKGKELDEFDGENWLLKAVSGKILVQCNKDKKFKIALEKDYLLFKLNKENQGRRIKLPSYGSYLAVVPKDWERDETLSGEPYVAPEPTSLNDYQAHFFHLEKDEDRRIAFSNPRIVIEPLNVELSGNCLKDANAEMGPLFGSDPPKICVKQDSTWKTIKTIVIGEEGRGSNKWRMSFTPTSSGLEQYLPNEVKYRSAGWYFLRFYDLNDELVESMDFRFISPLKEIKIPEQSPFPTEDGHVQLSVEFIHDEDLVLNPADEQTSIKVEEAKGRTILKIPPNLACDESRWFVGRVDGPQVEVVVLAERVWWAISEEGEEPSEWKDRCLELSRDDFAATSKKALWLRFPRCRWVDKIRVGFEQSNARPYKVRVKERTVAIPLRDFYDALPFGNRDFSLKLWVNIGGVTYEGNPCECKARFRCKKCEFSAFTEEDMHDHIQKKHLDEFFIHVPYDELRRRDPSLPKEIYKCSYCGHYVPSSDAGSLTSAIYKHIERECQKAEREMGIVKPRFRVITDSNEIRENVISNLPRLYRCKLCGNNSRNFDEGNRLNHLIKNHKSELY, from the coding sequence CTGTGAAAGGAGCAACTATTGATTCCGCGCATGAGAAGAAAGTTCGGCATGGGCATATATCCACACTTCACACCTGGCCTGCGAGACTGCCGCTGGCTGCTTGTCGAGCGGCGCTTATCGCCACCCTTCTCCCGGATCCACGCAGCAGCTATGGGCGACGTTTGCTGTGCATAAACATCGGCGGCGTAGCCGACAAAAAAACCAAACAAAAAAAACTCCCAAACGGCCGGGTCGAGAGCGTCGAAGTCGAGGAAACAGTCGGCGGCATTCTGCATTGGGGGCGCAAACCCAACCCTGAACTCCCTGACATCAGGGAGTTCAGCAAGAAGATACACAAGGCTTTCGGCAGGCGCATGCCGAAGGTTCTGGACCCGTTCGCAGGAGGCGGCGCTATTCCTCTCGAGGCGATGAGGCTGGGATGCGAGGCGACTGCTATAGACATCAACCCAGTTGCGTGGTTCATTCTCAAATGCACGCTGGAGTACCCGGAGAAGCTTGCGTATAAGAAGCTGCCGCTGCCGGACTTCGTGCTCAAAGACCGGGAGTTCATGGAGTCGTTCTTCAAAGCACAGGGTGCCAACCGAGAGCGCGTGAAGTCACAGCTTGCCGAGCTGGGGTTGGACGGCAGGAACAAAGTGCAGTCGGAACCGCTGGGGATAGAAAGATCTTCTTTAGATGCCAACCTGGCATGGCAGGTTCGTGCTTGGGGGCAGTGGGTTCTGGAGCAGGCGCGGAAAGAGCTTGCGCGGTTCTACCCCACCTATGCTGAGTTCGAGCCGCTTAAGAAGGTCGGCAGTTGGGAAAAGCGGCCGATGAAGCTTGTGCCGCTTGACGAAAACGGCAAGCCGGATATTGACTCGCTCAATGCGGAGTTCGACAAGCAGTATCTAAGAGATATTACAAAACCTCGCTGGATAGCCAAGCCGACGGTCGCCTATCTGTGGGCGAGAACAGTAACTTGCAAGAAATGCCGAGCGACAATTCCGCTGCTCAAGACTCGTTGGCTGTGCAAGAAGGGTGGGAAGCGGGTGCTCCTCACCATGGAGCCAAATGCAGACGGTACGGGAGTAGTGTTCGGGATACAGAACAACGTGCCGGTGGTCGGAAATAACGCCGCTCGGCGCCGCAGGCATGACAAGCGAATCGGACGAGGAACCATGAGACTCAACGGCGCGTGGTGTCCCTGCTGTGGCAATCCGAAAACCGTGGCGATGACGATGGAGGACATCCGCCTTGAGGGCCAGGCAGGGCGCATGGGTGCCGTGATGACGGCGGTCGTTGTGGACCCAATCAAGCCGAGGTTCAAGCGCAAGTCTGGCGACGAGAGCATTGTCGGCAAGGAATACCGCCTGCCCACGGAGGAAGAGATTCGCCTGGCAAATGAAGCGGCAAACGAAATCGAGCGCGTGTTCGCGGAAATACCCTTCGGAGTACCTGAGGAGCCTACGCCTACACCAGGTTTAGGCGCCTCGTCTGCGTTCTCTGCTCCCCTCTACGGCTTCGACAAATGGTATAAGCTTTTCACCCCGCGGCAGTTGGTTGCGCTGGGGGTGTTCGCCAAGTGGACCAGGAAGGTTCGCGAGCTCCTGCAAAGCAACGGGGCGGATGCTGTCTGGGGAGAGGCTGTTGTGTCCTATCTTGCGGCTGTGCTGGATAAAATTGCCGACTATAATTCCACGATTTGCGTATGGAATCCGACAAGAGAGCTTATTCGCCATACATTCGCGCGTTTTGCACTACCCATCACCTGGGATTTCGTCGAGCTAGCAGTAACTAACGATGTCAGCGGAGCTTATGTATCTCAGCTGGATAGCATTACACCGTGTCTGGAACATCTTCTTCAGGCAGGGATAGGCGCTTCCCAACCGCTGATAAGGAATGGGTCTGCTGTAAAGCTCGATTCAGAGCAATACGATGTGATAATAACCAGTCCGCCGTGCTATGATGAAATCCCCTCCATCAAGTTGATGGACTTCTTCTACGTTTGGTTGCGGCGGACGCTTTATGGTACAAGCCAGGATTTTGACTCGGTTTTCACCAGTGAGCTTTCGCCTAAGTGGGACCATGGAGCTAGTGATGGAGAGTTGGTTGACAACCCTAGCCACCTCGAAGGAGACGAGCAGAAGTTAAAGGCCGCTTATGAAAAGAGCATCGTAAACTCATTCAAGGCATGTTATCAAGCACTTAATCAGGATGGTCGACTCGTTGTAATATTCGAAAATAAGCATCCGGATATTTGTAAAACGCTGATTTCGACAATCTCCAAAGTAGGATTTGTCTTCCAGAGAATGTGGCCAACTAATAATGATAGTGAGTCGGACGACCTCCTACAAGCCTTGATTTCGACGACTTCGTCTCCCTACTGCTGGGTGGTCTTCAAGAAAACGAACGAAACAACTCACTCCAGTGGGGCCAACGTAAGTGAAATACAACTAACAAAAGAGCCTCGACCAAGTGTAGCAAAGGAGGCAAAACCAAGTGAGATAAGAGAACGACGAAGACCTGAAGATAGAGGAGGCGGTCCGCGACTTTCTATCCAAAAGCACAAGGAAGCACCAGTTACGGAAGCCAAAAAACGTGAATCGAAGCCTGAAATAGTTTGTTGGAAGCTAGGGCGTCAATGGAAATTGGCGGTACAAGTGCCGGAGGAAATTGCTGGAAATTCCAACGTGAAAGTATTTCAAAAGGGAAAAGAGCTTGATGAATTCGATGGAGAAAATTGGCTCCTTAAAGCAGTTTCGGGCAAAATTTTGGTCCAATGCAATAAAGATAAGAAATTTAAGATAGCCCTTGAAAAGGACTATCTTTTGTTTAAGCTAAATAAAGAAAATCAAGGGCGACGCATTAAGTTACCTTCTTATGGCTCCTATTTAGCAGTGGTTCCAAAGGACTGGGAGCGTGATGAGACGCTCTCGGGGGAGCCTTATGTGGCGCCGGAGCCAACATCTCTGAATGATTATCAGGCTCATTTCTTCCACCTTGAAAAAGATGAAGACAGAAGAATTGCGTTCAGCAACCCGCGCATTGTGATTGAGCCATTAAACGTTGAACTTAGCGGCAACTGCTTGAAAGATGCAAACGCGGAAATGGGACCGCTCTTCGGCAGTGACCCCCCAAAAATCTGTGTTAAGCAGGACAGCACTTGGAAAACCATAAAAACAATCGTTATCGGTGAAGAAGGACGTGGATCAAACAAATGGCGGATGAGCTTCACTCCTACTTCATCCGGCCTGGAGCAATATCTACCTAATGAGGTTAAATATAGAAGCGCTGGCTGGTACTTTCTTAGATTTTATGATTTAAACGACGAACTTGTAGAAAGCATGGACTTTAGATTTATCTCGCCTCTAAAGGAGATAAAAATCCCCGAGCAGTCTCCTTTCCCGACCGAAGACGGCCATGTGCAGCTATCTGTCGAATTTATCCATGACGAGGACCTTGTTCTTAATCCAGCCGATGAACAAACCAGCATCAAGGTTGAGGAAGCAAAAGGCCGAACAATCCTTAAGATACCGCCAAATCTTGCCTGCGATGAGAGCCGCTGGTTTGTGGGTCGTGTAGATGGGCCTCAGGTGGAAGTAGTGGTCTTGGCGGAAAGGGTTTGGTGGGCGATAAGTGAAGAGGGCGAAGAACCTTCGGAATGGAAGGACCGATGTCTAGAACTTTCTCGCGACGACTTTGCCGCTACTTCCAAAAAGGCTCTGTGGCTGCGATTCCCCAGGTGCCGATGGGTGGACAAAATCCGTGTTGGATTCGAACAATCAAATGCTAGGCCATATAAGGTAAGGGTAAAAGAGAGGACAGTTGCTATTCCGCTCCGTGATTTCTATGATGCTTTGCCCTTCGGAAATAGGGATTTTTCGCTTAAATTGTGGGTTAATATCGGAGGAGTAACTTACGAAGGGAACCCCTGTGAATGTAAGGCAAGATTTAGATGTAAGAAATGTGAATTTTCCGCTTTCACAGAAGAAGACATGCATGACCATATCCAAAAGAAGCATCTAGATGAGTTCTTTATCCATGTGCCTTATGACGAGCTGCGTAGACGAGATCCCTCACTTCCTAAGGAGATATATAAGTGCAGTTATTGTGGTCATTATGTTCCATCTAGCGATGCTGGGTCTCTCACGAGTGCCATTTATAAGCATATTGAGAGGGAATGTCAAAAAGCCGAAAGAGAAATGGGAATTGTAAAACCTAGGTTTCGTGTAATTACCGACTCTAATGAAATCAGAGAGAATGTAATTTCTAACTTGCCACGTCTCTATAGATGCAAATTGTGTGGAAACAACTCGAGGAATTTTGACGAAGGAAATAGGTTAAACCACTTGATTAAAAATCATAAGAGCGAACTTTACTAG